The Cystobacter ferrugineus genome has a window encoding:
- the aroQ gene encoding type II 3-dehydroquinate dehydratase: MARILVIHGPNLNLLGRRERDIYGADTLAEINLALTEVARRHSVELEFFQSNHEGAIIDKIQGAMESARGILINPGGFTHYSIAIRDALSAVALPTVEVHLSNIHAREDFRGHTVIAPVCIGQVGGFGKQSYVLGLMGLVNHLEQNGRSA, translated from the coding sequence GTGGCGAGAATCCTGGTCATCCATGGTCCGAACCTGAACCTGCTCGGAAGACGGGAGCGGGACATCTACGGCGCCGACACCCTGGCGGAGATCAACCTCGCGCTGACGGAGGTCGCTCGGCGGCACTCGGTCGAGCTGGAGTTCTTCCAGAGCAACCACGAGGGCGCCATCATCGACAAGATCCAGGGGGCGATGGAGAGCGCCCGGGGCATCCTCATCAACCCAGGAGGCTTCACCCACTACAGCATCGCCATTCGAGACGCCTTGAGCGCGGTGGCCCTGCCCACCGTCGAGGTCCACCTGTCCAACATCCACGCCCGAGAGGACTTCCGCGGACACACGGTGATCGCGCCCGTGTGTATCGGACAGGTGGGCGGTTTTGGGAAGCAGAGCTATGTGCTGGGATTGATGGGACTGGTGAATCACCTCGAGCAGAACGGGCGCTCCGCCTGA
- the ycaC gene encoding isochorismate family cysteine hydrolase YcaC — MSKPYSRLDINNAAVLLVDHQAGLLSLVRDFSPDQFKNNVLALADLAAYFKLPTILTTSFEDGPNGPLMPELKEKFPKAPFIPRPGQINAWDNEDFVKAVKATGRKQLIIAGVVTEVCVAFPTLSAIAEGFEVFVVTDASGTFNEVVRHSAWNRMSEAGAQLMTWFGVACELHRDWRRDVEGLGTLFSNHIPDYRNLITSYNTFKAAKATP; from the coding sequence ATGAGCAAGCCCTACAGCCGTCTCGACATCAACAACGCGGCGGTGTTGCTGGTGGACCACCAGGCCGGTCTGCTGTCGCTGGTCCGCGATTTCAGCCCGGATCAGTTCAAGAACAACGTGCTCGCCCTGGCCGACCTCGCGGCCTACTTCAAGCTTCCGACCATCCTGACGACCAGCTTCGAGGATGGCCCCAACGGTCCGCTGATGCCGGAGCTGAAGGAGAAGTTCCCGAAGGCTCCCTTCATTCCGCGCCCCGGTCAGATCAACGCCTGGGACAACGAGGACTTCGTCAAGGCGGTGAAGGCCACCGGCCGCAAGCAGCTCATCATCGCGGGGGTCGTGACGGAGGTCTGCGTCGCCTTCCCGACGTTGTCGGCCATCGCGGAGGGCTTCGAGGTATTCGTCGTGACCGATGCCTCCGGCACGTTCAACGAGGTGGTGCGCCACTCCGCGTGGAACCGGATGTCCGAGGCGGGCGCGCAGCTCATGACGTGGTTCGGCGTCGCCTGTGAGCTGCACCGCGACTGGCGCCGGGACGTCGAAGGTCTGGGGACCCTGTTCTCGAATCACATTCCCGACTACCGCAACCTGATCACCAGCTACAACACGTTCAAGGCGGCCAAGGCCACGCCTTGA
- a CDS encoding STAS/SEC14 domain-containing protein has product MQGSVWVELSGGIVIARFRGEPTEALLRETQERVLVLLQDTTRRKVLYDALEMEPPSVELTLIQQQLSEEIHKIGVKVALLVPNSRLAYLSRLAFGAGNYRVFYNDLGEAIAWLMAD; this is encoded by the coding sequence GTGCAGGGAAGCGTATGGGTGGAATTAAGTGGCGGTATTGTCATTGCTCGTTTTCGAGGCGAACCCACCGAAGCCCTGCTCAGGGAAACCCAGGAGCGCGTCCTCGTCCTGCTCCAGGACACGACGCGCCGCAAGGTCCTCTACGACGCGCTCGAGATGGAGCCTCCCTCGGTGGAACTGACGCTGATCCAGCAGCAGCTCAGCGAGGAGATCCACAAGATAGGGGTCAAGGTCGCGCTCCTCGTCCCCAACAGCCGCCTGGCCTATCTCTCCCGGCTTGCCTTTGGCGCGGGCAACTACCGGGTGTTCTACAATGACCTGGGCGAGGCCATCGCCTGGCTGATGGCGGATTAG
- a CDS encoding site-specific recombinase → MLAYPIHASRPESVLTSPSVEQLLAHYPSNPETNQRLRELHALLTSARPQAPIATRMAWMEELAAWLQAPGATPPRHGRLAPVESAGSARLRLLLEVLGESSAWSQAVRGVIASVLSETSMLRLLTEPGLSAGRGLMEDALTRLGQRLVPVAPDERDLAPLVWNLLPGEKGQAWLDELSKEHVEALCSLLGTESFAPLKAAVEDAVLVLAARVSARGLASDVQARLAPAPLEQSPFVHLPRACEALRMAVRAGAEAPTVEGRRRACAEAIAGCRAATQQVLCHMDEHAVCIDLVYRLEQLGHTIDRLESLLWLLAPEDPRALPRAATRLLSSLLQAHERERGVVVLFRNCVRSIARHIFEHTGKVGRHYITTTQDEYHRMVSAAAGGGLLTAGTAALKLIITFAALPLFFEGLASATNYAVCFLLIQLLGFALATKQPSMTAAALAASMDVKAGDKEMRSLVEQLACITRSQLAAVFGNLGAVVTTVTLMGWMLQMIQGRPLLEVHEAEYVIRSLHPFKSATILYAALTGVLLWCSSVFGGWLENWVHYRRLPEALARHHGLRSWLGEARAHGLGKAIAHHACGLGANVSLGLLLGMTPAVCRFFGLSMDVRHVTLSAGTLAFAGVTLGAERLVEPAFLWAVAGLVLVGVFNLGVSFSLGLSAAVHARGLAPVGFLRLACAVLTGGIRSLSYFILPPPPPLLPAQRPSSRYSVRSAQRPRPLSVKHGARHEAHELPALLAREPAPPGGSGTSAER, encoded by the coding sequence ATGCTCGCATATCCCATTCACGCCTCGAGACCCGAGTCTGTCCTCACCTCACCCTCGGTGGAGCAATTGCTCGCCCACTACCCGAGCAACCCCGAGACAAATCAAAGGCTGCGCGAGTTGCATGCGCTGCTGACTTCTGCCCGGCCCCAGGCACCGATCGCGACGCGCATGGCCTGGATGGAGGAGCTGGCCGCCTGGCTTCAGGCGCCAGGCGCCACACCACCACGGCACGGCCGGCTGGCCCCCGTGGAATCCGCCGGTTCGGCACGTCTGCGGTTGTTGTTGGAGGTGCTCGGTGAGTCCTCCGCGTGGAGCCAGGCCGTACGCGGTGTCATTGCCTCGGTCCTCTCGGAGACGTCGATGCTGCGGCTGCTCACCGAGCCGGGCCTGTCCGCGGGCCGAGGCCTCATGGAGGACGCCCTGACGCGGCTCGGACAACGGCTGGTGCCCGTCGCTCCGGACGAGAGGGATCTGGCGCCGCTGGTGTGGAACCTGCTCCCAGGTGAGAAGGGGCAAGCTTGGCTGGACGAGCTGTCCAAGGAGCACGTGGAGGCCCTCTGCTCCCTGCTGGGAACGGAGTCCTTCGCGCCGTTGAAGGCCGCGGTGGAAGACGCGGTGCTCGTCCTCGCCGCGCGCGTGAGTGCCCGCGGGCTGGCGAGCGACGTGCAGGCGAGGCTCGCACCGGCGCCCCTCGAGCAGTCTCCCTTCGTCCACCTGCCACGCGCGTGCGAGGCGCTGCGAATGGCGGTGCGAGCGGGCGCGGAGGCCCCCACGGTGGAAGGCAGACGAAGGGCCTGCGCCGAGGCCATCGCTGGCTGCCGGGCCGCCACGCAGCAGGTGCTGTGCCACATGGATGAACACGCGGTGTGTATCGATCTCGTCTACCGGCTCGAGCAACTGGGCCACACGATCGATCGGCTGGAGTCGCTGCTCTGGCTGCTCGCCCCGGAGGATCCCCGCGCCCTGCCCCGCGCCGCCACCCGGCTGCTCTCTTCCCTGCTCCAGGCGCACGAGCGGGAGCGCGGTGTGGTGGTGCTCTTCCGCAACTGCGTGCGCAGCATCGCGCGGCACATCTTCGAGCACACGGGCAAGGTGGGCCGGCACTACATCACCACCACCCAGGACGAGTACCACCGGATGGTGAGCGCGGCGGCGGGCGGAGGATTGCTCACCGCGGGAACCGCCGCGCTCAAGCTGATCATCACCTTCGCGGCGCTGCCGCTCTTCTTCGAGGGGCTGGCCTCCGCCACCAACTACGCGGTCTGCTTCCTGCTCATCCAGCTGCTCGGCTTCGCCCTGGCCACCAAGCAGCCTTCCATGACCGCCGCGGCCCTGGCCGCCTCCATGGACGTGAAGGCGGGCGACAAGGAGATGCGCAGCCTGGTGGAGCAACTGGCCTGCATCACCCGCTCCCAGTTGGCCGCGGTCTTCGGCAACCTCGGAGCAGTGGTGACCACCGTCACCCTCATGGGATGGATGCTCCAGATGATCCAGGGCCGGCCCCTGCTGGAGGTGCACGAGGCGGAGTACGTGATTCGCTCGCTCCACCCGTTCAAGAGCGCCACGATCCTCTACGCCGCCCTCACCGGCGTGCTGTTGTGGTGCTCGAGCGTCTTCGGTGGCTGGTTGGAGAACTGGGTGCACTACCGGCGCCTGCCGGAGGCACTCGCGCGCCACCACGGTCTGCGCTCCTGGCTGGGCGAGGCCCGGGCCCACGGGCTGGGCAAGGCCATCGCGCACCACGCGTGTGGCCTGGGCGCCAATGTCAGCCTCGGCCTGCTGCTGGGCATGACTCCCGCGGTGTGCCGGTTCTTCGGCCTGTCGATGGACGTGCGGCACGTCACGCTCAGTGCCGGCACGCTCGCCTTCGCCGGCGTGACGCTGGGTGCCGAGCGGCTGGTGGAGCCGGCCTTCCTCTGGGCGGTGGCGGGCCTCGTCCTGGTCGGGGTGTTCAACCTGGGCGTGAGCTTCTCGCTGGGGCTGTCCGCGGCGGTGCATGCTCGAGGTCTGGCCCCAGTGGGGTTCCTGCGCCTGGCGTGCGCGGTCCTCACGGGGGGCATCCGCTCGCTCTCCTACTTCATCCTCCCGCCCCCGCCCCCGCTCTTGCCGGCCCAACGGCCCTCGTCGCGCTACAGCGTGCGCTCCGCGCAACGCCCGCGCCCCCTCTCCGTGAAGCACGGCGCGAGGCATGAGGCGCACGAGTTGCCGGCGCTGCTCGCTCGGGAGCCGGCTCCGCCGGGCGGCTCGGGAACCTCGGCGGAGCGTTGA
- a CDS encoding biotin transporter BioY yields MKTRDLVHVALFAALVAALGLLPPLALPIIPVPITAQTLGVMLAGSTLGARKAGLSLLLFHLLVAAGLPLLSGGHGGLAVYPGPTGGFFVGFVPAAFVIGWLTERAWHRLSVPLAFAINVLGGIGVIYAVGIPWLAVSAGLPLTRAAWGSLLFLPGDCVKAAFAASAAVTLKRAWPLIQPPRAAEPPAAPPP; encoded by the coding sequence GTGAAGACCCGCGATCTCGTCCATGTCGCCCTGTTCGCCGCCCTCGTGGCCGCGCTGGGGCTCTTGCCCCCCCTGGCCCTGCCCATCATCCCCGTGCCCATCACCGCGCAGACACTGGGCGTGATGCTCGCTGGCTCCACGCTGGGAGCACGCAAGGCGGGCCTGTCCCTGCTGCTCTTCCACCTGCTCGTGGCCGCGGGGCTGCCCCTGCTCTCCGGAGGCCATGGCGGGCTCGCCGTCTACCCGGGACCCACGGGCGGCTTCTTCGTGGGTTTCGTGCCCGCGGCCTTCGTCATCGGCTGGCTCACCGAGCGCGCCTGGCACCGGCTGTCCGTGCCGCTCGCCTTCGCCATCAACGTGCTGGGGGGAATCGGCGTCATCTACGCCGTGGGCATCCCCTGGCTGGCGGTGTCCGCGGGACTGCCGCTCACCCGGGCCGCGTGGGGCTCGCTGCTCTTCCTCCCCGGGGACTGCGTGAAGGCGGCCTTCGCAGCCTCCGCCGCAGTGACCCTCAAGCGGGCCTGGCCCTTGATCCAGCCCCCTCGGGCCGCCGAGCCACCTGCTGCTCCCCCGCCATGA